The window GCGCGGTGATCGTGCTCGTCGTCGGTTACATCGGGATCAGCGACACCCCGTACGTGGCCGAGCAGCTGCCGTACTTCATCTCGGCCGGCGCCGGCGGCGTCGTGCTGTGCGCGGTCGCGGGGATGATGTGGGTCTCCGCCGACCTGCGGGACGAGTGGCGCGAGCTGCGCGCCCTGCGCGAGCAGCTCGCCGCGTCCGACGCCGAGGTCTGAGTCCCCTCGAGATGACGAGTACTCAGGTGACGACGCCTGCCGTGCGGACCCGGGCACGGACCCGGCCCGCCCGGGCGGCGCGCGAGATGCCGGACGCGCTGTGGACGCGCGCCGACCTCGTCGTGACCGTGGTCCTGCTGGCCGCCGGCGTGCTGCTGGTCGTGCTCGCGTGGTTCGGCGCGAGCGACACCACCGACTGGGACAGCCAGATGTCGTGGACCGCCCTGGCGATGATCGGTGTGGTCGTGGCCTGCGCCGGCGTGGGGGGGTGGCTGTACCGCGGCTTCGCCCGGGTGCGTGTCGAGGCGCGCGCGGTCCGGCGTTCGGTCGGCCGGCGGATCGCGGCGCGCACCGCCCCGGCCGCCGGCGCGGACGACGCCGTCGACCGCCGCCGGGTCACCGTCGCCGGCATGGCGCACCACCACCGCGCCGATTGCCTGCTGGTGCGCGGGAAGCCGGTCGTCGCCGCGGACGAGACCCTCCTGAAGCCGTGTGGGGTCTGCGCGTGAACGACTACCTGCCCTTCCTCGTCATCGGCGTCACCGTCGGGTCCATCTACGGCATCGCCGCGATGGGTCTCGTACTCACCTACAAGACCTCGGGTGTACTCAACGTCGGGCACGGCGCGGTCGCGGCCGCGGCGGCGGTGTGCTTCCACCAGTTGCGCCAGGAGCACGGAGTGCCCTGGCCGGTGGCGGCCGCGATCGCGATCCTCGGCTTCGGCGTCGTCGCCGGCCTGCTGATGGAGCAACTCGCCCGGTCGCTGGCCCATGTGCCGACCAGTTCGAAACTGGTCGCGACCGTCGGTCTGGTTGTCGCGATCCCGGCGCTGGTCGCGCTGCTGTTCGGGGTGTCGGCGAAGCGGTTCGATCCCCTGTTGGAGCAGGAGACCGCGTTCACGATCTCGGGCGTCAACGTCACGACCGAGAACGTCGTGGTCGTGGTGTTCGGGCTGCTGTCCGCGGTCGCGCTCTACGTGTTCTTCAACCGCTCCCGGCTCGGGCGCGCGATGCGCGGCGTCGTGGACGACCCCGACCTGCTCGGCCTCACCGGCGTCGGCCCCGCGCGCGTACGGCGGATGGCGTGGCTGATCGGCTGCTCGTTCGCCGCGGTGTCGGGCATCCTGCTCGCGAGCGCGCAGCAGCAGCTCGACGTCACGTTCCTCTCGTTGCTGGTCGTCCAGGCCTTCGGCGCCGCCGCGATCGGCGCGTTCACGAACCTGCCGCTGGCGTACGCGGGCGGCCTCGCGATCGGTGTCCTGCAGGCGGTGCTGTCCAAGGAGGCCAGTGCGCACTCCTGGATGCAGGGCTTGGACGTCAACACCCCGTTCCTCGTGCTGTTCGTCGTCTTGCTGGTGCTGCCGCGGCGCAAGCTCGTCGAACTCGGCCGGGCGGTGCGTGGCACCGGGCGCACCCGCACCGCTCCGCCGTGGCAACAGGTCACCGGCTGGTCGGTCGTCGCCATCGCGGCACTGCTCGCCCCGAGGTACTGGGGCGTGCACCAGTCCTCGTACACGGTCGCGGCGACGCAGGTGCTGCTGTTCCTCTCGCTCGTGCTGCTCGTGCGGATCTCCGGGCAGATCTCGCTGTGCCAGGTCGGGTTCGCCGCGATCGGTGGCGCGATGGTGGGTCAGCTGCTCGACCAGGGTCTGCCGTGGGGCCTGGCCGTCCTCGGCGCGGCGCTGATCGCCGTGCCCGTCGGGGCGGTCATCGCGATCCCCGCGATCCGCCTGTCCGGGCTCTACCTCGGTCTTGCGACGCTCGGCTTCGGCATCCTGCTCGCGCAGTACGCGTACACCAAGGACTGGTTCTTCGGCACCCAGGGTCAGGCGACGCGGCGACCCGACGGCCTCGCCGGCGACACCGCGTACTACTACCTCGTCCTCGCGTTCGGCATCGCCGCGATCCTCGCCGTCGCCGCCCTCGAACGGTCCCGCCTCGGCCGGCTGCTGCGCTCGATGGCCGACAGCCCGATCGCGCTCGCGACGCTCGGCACCAGCGTCAACGTCACCCGCACGCTGGTGTTCTGCCTCTCGGCCGCGCTCGCCGCGCTGTCCGGTGCGCTCGGGGCGTGCGTGTTCGGCTCGGTCAGCGCCGACTCCTACAACTACCTGAACTCGCTGCTGATCCTCGCGGTGCTCTCACTCGCCGGCCGGGGCACGCTCTCGGCCGCGGTCATCGCGCCGATCATCAGCATCCTCCCGCTCGTCTACATCGACGGCGAGACTCCCGCCCAGTGGCTGCAGCTGATCTTCGGCGTCGCGGCCATCCTCTCCGCGGTCGACCTGCCCACCCGGATCTCGAAGTTGATCGCCCGCGGCGCGGTCGACTCCGAGTACCGGCGCGGCCGCGGCGGACCCATCTCGGGCCGGACGTCGGAGCCCACCCCGACCCGGCCGCTCGTGACCACGAGGAGTGCCCCGTGATCCGTACCCGTTCCTCGCACCGCCGTCTGCTGAGGACCGCGGCCGTCACCGCCGCTGTCGCGCTCGTGCTCACCGGCTGCGGTTCCCGCCTGGACCGCGCGTCGGTCGTCGCCGCGGAGAGCGGCGAACTCGCCGAGCGGCTGGCCGAGGCGCAGGCGAACAACGCCGCGGCCGCA of the Sporichthya polymorpha DSM 43042 genome contains:
- a CDS encoding ABC transporter permease subunit — its product is MNDYLPFLVIGVTVGSIYGIAAMGLVLTYKTSGVLNVGHGAVAAAAAVCFHQLRQEHGVPWPVAAAIAILGFGVVAGLLMEQLARSLAHVPTSSKLVATVGLVVAIPALVALLFGVSAKRFDPLLEQETAFTISGVNVTTENVVVVVFGLLSAVALYVFFNRSRLGRAMRGVVDDPDLLGLTGVGPARVRRMAWLIGCSFAAVSGILLASAQQQLDVTFLSLLVVQAFGAAAIGAFTNLPLAYAGGLAIGVLQAVLSKEASAHSWMQGLDVNTPFLVLFVVLLVLPRRKLVELGRAVRGTGRTRTAPPWQQVTGWSVVAIAALLAPRYWGVHQSSYTVAATQVLLFLSLVLLVRISGQISLCQVGFAAIGGAMVGQLLDQGLPWGLAVLGAALIAVPVGAVIAIPAIRLSGLYLGLATLGFGILLAQYAYTKDWFFGTQGQATRRPDGLAGDTAYYYLVLAFGIAAILAVAALERSRLGRLLRSMADSPIALATLGTSVNVTRTLVFCLSAALAALSGALGACVFGSVSADSYNYLNSLLILAVLSLAGRGTLSAAVIAPIISILPLVYIDGETPAQWLQLIFGVAAILSAVDLPTRISKLIARGAVDSEYRRGRGGPISGRTSEPTPTRPLVTTRSAP